In Lotus japonicus ecotype B-129 chromosome 5, LjGifu_v1.2, one genomic interval encodes:
- the LOC130717475 gene encoding DNA glycosylase/AP lyase ROS1-like gives MKVVDKNKGWLSPETPSKPKRQCMVEVEGGDCGVESSKKRKNNAVEVNGDRSHIIIKKKTYRPKVATQLFKRTKKSEPKSRNSPKPSLPAKKNIYVRKVPKDQRSLSGEDFDASLPFLKNFKGYKYEQGEFENHRLGIGYNSLRRYQNVASFCQVESRRIRENFPKMCKRKRTRGERQCLEKLLLSSPYVKGKRSKSFTRKRKCWTVFKSEDNAKVSREMRLIINKICSLKKKRGKLVVCENSSELVSYKQPSLGVDILLDEETLRVWNLLSNEQGHEDNDEMKRQYWENIRIGYRGVVESFISRMNIVQGDRRFSPWKGSVMDSVIGAFLTQNVSDHLSSSAFMTLVAKFPTKINSGECSKGPTIPNKQELDQKKSSNFMVRETESPPCMDFDKEKSVNIKKSANQVKKEKLLEKERLWDLLRKLNTRFHRPCDQMDSADWEAVRCAEPKEVAKAISSRGQHNIIAGRIQRLLNMLMESNGSVDLEWLRRIPPKEAKEYLLNIYGLGLKSVECIRLLTLQHRAFPVDVNVGRIVVRLGWVPIQSLHEPIKLHNLEEFPHPNKVQQYLWPRLCTLDQRTLYELHYQLITFGKVFCTKKTPNCSACPMKNDCKYYASALASTKLALPQGNLTKVVSQQYEPIIEMPPSPEHENSKLGELEVNNNDEFFKNDFHDDITEDIEDLPTIKLKSHECFSKAHDYSCEKSEHVMNMSTTLVTLDADAANIPLPKMKSVSRLKTERLVYVLTDDHPLLKERDPRELDDPSPYLLVVWTKGELEISSESTKDNLLEDCNSLTVPGTLLIPCRTAMRGRFPLNGTYFQVNEVFADYASMIHPINVPTKWLWNLKKKIVYFGTGTSSIMRGLSLEQIHACFQNGFVCVRAMDAKTRASRPISSILHRNTVTKVGKENKNVLVNEK, from the exons ATGAAGGTTGTTGATAAAAATAAGGGTTGGCTTTCACCAGAGACTCCGTCTAAACCCAAGAGGCAATGCATGGTGGAAGTTGAAGGAG GTGATTGTGGTGTTGAGTCTTccaagaaaaggaagaacaatgCAGTTGAAGTTAATGGTGATCGCTCacatattataattaaaaagaaGACATATCGACCTAAAGTGGCCACTCAATTATTCAAGAGAACAAAGAAATCTGAGCCCAAAAGTAGGAATTCTCCAAAACCTTCACTTCCAGCcaagaaaaatatttatgtaAGGAAGGTTCCTAAAGATCAGAGGTCATTATCTGGTGAAGACTTTGATGCCTCTTTGCCATTTCTGAAGAATTTCAAAGGTTATAAGTATGAGCAGGGTGAGTTTGAGAATCATCGATTGGGTATTGGATATAATTCGTTGCGACGGTATCAAAATGTGGCAAGTTTTTGTCAAGTGGAGAGCAGACGAATCAGAGAAAACTTTCCAAAAATGTGTAAAAGGAAACGAACTCGCGGAGAAAGACAATGTTTGGAGAAACTTTTGCTCTCATCCCCTTATGTAAAGGGGAAAAGATCGAAGAGTTTCACTAGGAAGAGAAAATGCTGGACGGTTTTTAAATCTGAAGACAACGCCAAAGTTAGTAGAGAAATGAGACTTATAATCAACAAAATTTGTTCTTTGAAGAAAAAGAGAGGGAAGCTAGTCGTTTGTGAAAATTCAAGCGAATTAGTTTCTTATAAACAACCATCCTTAGGTGTGGATATTTTACTTGATGAAGAGACATTACGAGTTTGGAATTTGCTCTCGAATGAACAAGGACATGAAGATAATGATGAGATGAAGAGGCAATATTGGGAAAATATAAGAATTGGCTACCGTGGTGTGGTTGAGTCTTTCATATCTCGTATGAACATTGTCCAAG GTGATAGACGTTTCTCACCATGGAAAGGTTCAGTTATGGATTCTGTAATTGGAGCTTTCTTAACTCAAAATGTGTCTGACCATTTATCAAG CTCTGCTTTCATGACACTTGTTGCAAAGTTTCCTACTAAAATTAACTCTGGAGAATGTAGCAAGGGCCCAACTATTCCAAATAAACAAGAATTGGATCAAA AAAAGAGTTCAAATTTCATGGTTAGAGAGACAGAGTCTCCTCCTTGCATGGACTTTGATAAGGAAAAATCAGTCAACATAAAGAAAAGTGCCAATCAAgtgaaaaaagagaagttatTGGAAAAGGAACGATTATGGGATTTATTAAGAAAACTCAATACTAGATTCCACCGACCCTGTGATCAAATGGATTCTGCTGATTGGGAAGCTGTAAGATGTGCTGAACCTAAAGAAGTTGCAAAAGCTATTTCATCTCGTGGTCAACACAATATTATTGCCGGAAGAATACAG AGGTTACTCAATATGCTAATGGAGTCAAATGGAAGCGTGGACTTGGAATGGCTAAGACGTATTCCACCAAAGGAAGCAAA GGAATATCTTTTGAATATATATGGACTGGGATTAAAAAGTGTAGAATGCATACGCCTTTTAACACTTCAACATAGGGCTTTTCCG GTGGATGTAAATGTTGGAAGAATTGTTGTACGTTTGGGATGGGTTCCCATCCAATCATTACATGAACCAATTAAATTACATAATCTAGAGGA GTTTCCACATCCTAACAAAGTTCAACAATATCTTTGGCCACGACTGTGCACTCTAGATCAGCGTACATT GTATGAGTTACATTATCAGCTGATAACCTTCGGAAAG GTTTTTTGCACAAAGAAAACACCCAATTGCTCAGCTTGTCCGATGAAGAATGATTGTAAATATTATGCAAGTGCTCTTGCAAG TACAAAGTTGGCTTTACCCCAAGGCAACTTAACCAAGGTAGTGAGTCAACAATATGAGCCTATAATTGAGATGCCACCATCACCGGAACATGAAAACTCAAAATTGGGTGAATTAGAAGTAAATAACAATGACGAGTTTTTCAAGAATGATTTTCATGATGATATAACTGAAGATATTGAAGACCTTCCAACAATCAAGCTGAAAAGTCATGAATGCTTCTCAAAAGCACATGATTATTCTTGTGAAAAGTCTGAGCATGTCATGAATATGTCAACAACTTTGGTCACGTTAGATGCAGATGCTGCAAATATTCCCTTGCCAAAAATGAAAAGTGTTAGTCGCTTAAAGACCGAGCGTTTGGT CTATGTTCTTACTGATGATCACCCTCTCCTAAAAGAG CGTGATCCGCGAGAACTTGATGATCCTTCTCCTTACCTTCTGGTTGTATGGACTAAAG GGGAATTAGAAATCTCATCCGAGTCAACCAAGGATAACCTGCTGGAGGACTGCAATAGTCTAACCGTTCCTGGAACTCTTTTG ATACCGTGTCGAACTGCAATGAGAGGACGTTTCCCACTTAATGGAACATACTTTCAAGTTAATGAG GTTTTTGCTGATTACGCTTCAATGATACACCCAATCAATGTTCCTACAAAATGGTTATggaatttaaagaaaaaaatagtataTTTCGGGACAGGAACATCATCAATAATGAGAG GTTTGTCATTGGAGCAAATTCACGCTTGTTTTCAGAATG GTTTTGTATGTGTGAGAGCAATGGATGCAAAGACTAGAGCTTCGAGGCCTATATCATCTATATTGCATCGCAACACAGTTACCAAAGTtggaaaggaaaacaaaaatGTTCTGGTTAATGAGAAATAG